The following DNA comes from Nicotiana sylvestris chromosome 10, ASM39365v2, whole genome shotgun sequence.
taaGAACCATAAAATCggcattccgaggtcgtttaccaaTAACTCAACTCTCGGCTGACTTTTCTAACTCTAAAGCTACTTTTagtgactaagtgtctcaaaccttaccaaaaccattccAGAATCGATCTGACCAACcagataccacataacacggataaacaaagcataaagaagcaaaaatgggaaaaaacggagcggtaactcatgagacgactgtccgggtcgtcacatcctccccaacttaaacaaacgttcgtcctcgaaagagtcaagaaacatacctaaagcctcaaacaggtgaggatatctgctctgcatctctctTTTGgtttcccaagtagcctcctccacgggccaacctctccactgcactttcactgaagctatatcctttgacctcaacgttcgaacctgacgctccaaaatagctgttggCTGGACATCATAAGTCAAGTCACCATCCagctgaaccgtgctaaaatctagaatatgagacggatccctaatatacttccggagcatagaaacgtgaaataccggatgcacactcgacaagctgggtggcaaagaaagctcataagACACCTCCCCAGTCCTCCTAAGCACTtcgaaaggcccaatgaatcgaggaatccatttacccttcttccctaatctcataacacccttcatgggtgaaaccttcaacagaacctt
Coding sequences within:
- the LOC138879194 gene encoding uncharacterized protein; the encoded protein is MKGVMRLGKKGKWIPRFIGPFEVLRRTGEVSYELSLPPSLSSVHPVFHVSMLRKYIRDPSHILDFSTVQLDGDLTYDVQPTAILERQVRTLRSKDIASVKVQWRGWPVEEATWETKREMQSRYPHLFEALDSGATGPVTEG